From one Amycolatopsis sp. FDAARGOS 1241 genomic stretch:
- a CDS encoding glycosyltransferase has protein sequence MLHGDALAEAYRTADLFVLPSTTDTLGLVLLEALASGLPVLAAESPAARTTFSGTTLRPVLPRRPSRGPAGPRPSAAGRRPPHRSEAPRRRVRLGHRDAPIAGAGRRSRARARTSARGEGRKIARHTPVPVATFIRCFRREPSTVERRSRIQVGPVRRQRLLQLVSAGSSPAPRATGVAPWPQGDGTVADLSRAHQNPAATTSLRHREIRAMQHTDFDNKTTHSRCEARGCFLDRNRPQGGFYSGATTSRRARCAGNGYFH, from the coding sequence ATGCTGCACGGCGACGCCCTCGCCGAGGCCTACCGCACCGCCGACCTGTTCGTGCTTCCGTCCACCACGGACACCCTGGGTCTCGTGTTGCTGGAAGCGCTCGCCAGTGGGCTGCCCGTGCTCGCCGCCGAAAGCCCCGCTGCCCGCACCACTTTCTCGGGCACCACCCTCCGCCCGGTTCTTCCCCGTCGACCGTCCCGCGGACCTGCCGGCCCACGCCCGAGCGCTGCTGGGCGGCGACCACCGCACCGAAGCGAGGCGCCACGCCGCCGAGTCCGGCTGGGACACCGCGACGCACCGATTGCCGGCGCTGGACGCCGAAGCCGGGCGCGCGCCCGCACGTCCGCCCGCGGTGAAGGGCGAAAAATAGCGCGACACACGCCGGTTCCCGTTGCTACCTTCATCAGGTGCTTCCGGCGCGAACCCTCCACGGTTGAGCGCCGAAGCCGGATTCAGGTGGGCCCGGTGCGCAGGCAACGGTTACTTCAACTGGTATCCGCAGGTTCGAGTCCTGCCCCCCGGGCAACCGGGGTGGCGCCCTGGCCACAGGGCGACGGTACCGTCGCCGACCTTTCTCGGGCACACCAGAATCCGGCTGCCACGACCTCCTTGCGCCACAGGGAAATTCGTGCGATGCAGCACACCGACTTCGACAACAAGACAACGCACTCCCGGTGCGAAGCCCGCGGTTGCTTCCTCGACCGAAACCGACCGCAGGGCGGCTTTTACTCGGGAGCAACCACTTCCAGGCGAGCCCGGTGCGCAGGCAACGGTTACTTCCACTGA
- a CDS encoding nuclear transport factor 2 family protein — MTLPKPITDYLAAHEMRDADAALPHFTPDATVVDDGHTYRGPDEIGGWLRRAGSEYTYTSTLTATDHVDDRRYVATYHLEGNFPGGVVDPHHRFTLHNGRISRLVIEP, encoded by the coding sequence ATGACACTCCCGAAGCCGATCACCGACTACCTCGCCGCGCACGAGATGCGCGACGCCGACGCGGCGCTGCCGCACTTCACCCCGGACGCCACCGTCGTCGACGACGGCCACACCTACCGCGGCCCGGACGAGATAGGCGGCTGGCTGCGCCGGGCGGGCAGCGAGTACACCTACACCAGCACGCTCACCGCGACGGACCACGTCGACGACCGCCGGTACGTCGCGACGTATCACCTCGAAGGGAACTTCCCCGGCGGCGTCGTCGACCCGCACCACCGCTTCACCCTCCACAACGGACGGATCAGCCGGCTGGTCATCGAACCGTGA
- a CDS encoding TROVE domain-containing protein yields MAKFNIFGARRAAARSPVRTDAVASGRTHGGGAGYTRDARSELFLLAVSNFVGEHTFYESAEQRDTRYAELVRAATLADPEWTARFLAWLRGDANLRTAALVGAAEFTAARREAGLDGMARPVVSSVLQRADEPGELLAYWTAVHGKNVPKPVKRGIADGVKRLYTETSYLKWDSDARSFRFADVLGLTHPEPDREWQDALFEHVLDVRFHANRELPAALTTLSAHRELMAWPVERRRELFTSAGAAETLRRAGMTWESLAGWLQGPLTAAVWKAMIPSMGYMALLRNLRNFDEAGVSDEVAQTVATRLADPTQVARSRQLPMRFLSAYRAAPSLRWGWSLEQAITHALGNVPALPGRTLVLVDTSSSMHSGFSRDGTLLRWDAAAVFGIALALRCAEAEVVSFSHQTVPFPLHRGESLLKALERWRTGEYFLGGGTDTEAAVRQHLRGHDRVVILTDEQASYGDVGHSVPARTSLYTWNLAGYRLGHAPSGGGNRHTFGGLTDQAFRMIPLLEAGRDARWPFE; encoded by the coding sequence ATGGCCAAGTTCAACATCTTCGGCGCGCGCCGCGCCGCCGCGCGGTCCCCGGTCCGCACCGACGCCGTCGCGAGCGGCCGCACCCACGGGGGCGGCGCCGGCTACACGCGTGACGCCCGGAGCGAGCTGTTCCTGCTCGCCGTCAGCAATTTCGTGGGCGAGCACACCTTCTACGAGAGCGCGGAGCAGCGCGACACCCGCTACGCCGAGCTCGTCCGCGCGGCGACCCTGGCCGATCCCGAGTGGACGGCCCGGTTTCTCGCGTGGCTGCGCGGCGACGCGAACCTGCGCACCGCCGCCCTCGTCGGCGCGGCGGAGTTCACGGCCGCGCGGCGTGAAGCCGGCCTCGACGGCATGGCGCGCCCGGTCGTCTCGAGCGTCCTGCAGCGGGCCGACGAGCCGGGCGAGCTGCTCGCGTACTGGACCGCCGTGCACGGCAAGAACGTGCCGAAGCCGGTGAAGCGCGGGATCGCCGACGGCGTGAAGCGGCTCTACACGGAGACCTCGTACCTCAAGTGGGACTCCGACGCGCGTTCGTTCCGCTTCGCCGACGTCCTCGGGCTCACCCACCCGGAACCGGACCGGGAGTGGCAGGACGCGCTGTTCGAGCACGTGCTCGACGTGCGTTTCCACGCCAACCGCGAGCTCCCGGCCGCGCTGACCACCCTCAGCGCGCACCGCGAGCTGATGGCGTGGCCCGTCGAGCGGCGGCGGGAGCTGTTCACCTCCGCGGGCGCCGCGGAGACGCTGCGCCGGGCCGGGATGACGTGGGAGTCGCTCGCCGGCTGGCTCCAGGGGCCGCTGACCGCGGCCGTGTGGAAAGCGATGATCCCGTCGATGGGGTACATGGCGCTGCTGCGGAACCTGCGCAACTTCGACGAGGCGGGGGTCTCGGACGAGGTCGCGCAGACCGTGGCCACGCGGCTGGCCGATCCGACGCAGGTCGCGCGCTCGCGGCAGCTGCCGATGCGGTTCTTGTCGGCCTACCGCGCGGCGCCGTCGCTTCGCTGGGGCTGGTCGCTGGAGCAGGCGATCACGCACGCACTCGGCAACGTCCCGGCGCTGCCGGGTCGCACGCTGGTGCTCGTGGACACGTCGTCGTCGATGCACTCGGGATTCTCGCGCGACGGCACGCTCCTGCGCTGGGACGCGGCGGCCGTGTTCGGCATCGCGCTCGCGTTGCGCTGCGCCGAGGCCGAAGTCGTGTCGTTCTCGCACCAGACGGTGCCGTTCCCGCTGCACCGCGGGGAGTCGCTGCTCAAGGCGCTGGAGCGGTGGCGGACCGGTGAGTACTTCCTCGGCGGTGGCACGGACACCGAAGCCGCGGTGCGGCAGCACCTGCGCGGGCACGACCGCGTGGTGATCCTCACCGACGAGCAGGCGTCCTACGGCGACGTCGGGCACAGTGTGCCGGCGCGCACCTCGCTGTACACGTGGAACCTCGCCGGCTACCGGCTCGGCCACGCGCCGAGCGGCGGCGGCAACCGGCACACGTTCGGCGGGTTGACCGACCAGGCGTTCCGGATGATCCCGCTCCTGGAGGCCGGGCGGGACGCCCGCTGGCCCTTCGAGTGA
- a CDS encoding MerR family transcriptional regulator, with amino-acid sequence MRRGLTIGEFAQLTRLSVRTLRRYHEARLLEPATVDEATGYRYYSREQIPPAQVIHRLRELDVPLAEVERVLATDDPGTRAGLIAGHLQRLEDRLDRTRTAVTSLRQLLRPDVAALAVELRSVPARTVAAIEAVVDLDAVLGWYDGAMAELDAAVAGREGFAPPGGVYANELFTTGRGSMLVYRPVTDAPAIGRVAPRTLPAVELAVTIHSGPHDDLDVTYGRLGGWVVEHALAVDGPVHETYLCGPRDTPDPRRWRTEIGWPVFRLSPP; translated from the coding sequence ATGCGCCGTGGCCTGACGATCGGGGAGTTCGCCCAGCTCACCCGCCTGAGCGTGCGCACGCTGCGCCGCTACCACGAGGCGCGGCTGCTGGAGCCCGCGACGGTCGACGAGGCGACCGGCTACCGGTACTACTCGCGCGAGCAGATTCCGCCGGCGCAGGTGATCCACCGCCTGCGCGAGCTGGACGTGCCGCTGGCCGAGGTCGAGCGCGTCCTCGCGACGGACGACCCGGGTACTCGCGCCGGCCTGATCGCCGGTCACCTGCAGCGGCTTGAAGACCGGCTCGACCGCACGCGCACCGCGGTCACGTCGCTGCGGCAGCTGCTGCGCCCGGACGTCGCCGCGCTCGCGGTCGAGCTGCGCTCGGTGCCCGCGCGGACCGTGGCGGCGATCGAGGCCGTCGTGGACCTCGACGCGGTGCTCGGCTGGTACGACGGCGCGATGGCCGAACTGGACGCCGCCGTCGCCGGTCGCGAGGGGTTCGCGCCGCCGGGCGGCGTGTACGCCAACGAGCTGTTCACCACCGGCCGCGGCTCGATGCTCGTGTACCGGCCCGTCACCGACGCGCCCGCGATCGGCCGGGTCGCCCCGCGGACGTTGCCCGCCGTCGAACTCGCCGTGACCATCCACTCCGGACCACACGACGACCTCGACGTCACCTACGGGCGGCTCGGCGGCTGGGTCGTCGAGCACGCCCTGGCAGTCGACGGGCCGGTGCACGAGACGTACCTCTGCGGCCCCCGCGACACCCCCGATCCCCGGCGCTGGCGCACGGAGATCGGCTGGCCCGTGTTCCGCCTGTCGCCACCGTGA
- a CDS encoding Rrf2 family transcriptional regulator: MTEGVEWAVHTLLTLAWVDDDEPVPATRLAASHELPPAYLNKQLQALVKAGLLESLPGARGGFRLARRAADITLMDVVTAIEGPAPAFRCTEIRRKGMGAGVPESCFSTTCAVNASMQRAELAWRQALAAQTLEDIRAEADRHAPAMAGIARRVYGRE, from the coding sequence ATGACCGAAGGCGTCGAATGGGCAGTCCACACGCTGCTCACCCTCGCCTGGGTGGACGACGACGAACCGGTCCCCGCCACCCGCCTGGCCGCGAGCCACGAACTCCCTCCGGCCTATCTGAACAAGCAACTGCAAGCCCTAGTGAAAGCGGGTCTGCTCGAATCCCTCCCCGGCGCTCGCGGAGGCTTCCGGCTGGCCCGGCGCGCCGCGGACATCACCCTGATGGACGTCGTCACCGCGATCGAGGGGCCGGCCCCGGCGTTCCGGTGCACGGAGATCCGCCGCAAGGGGATGGGCGCGGGCGTGCCGGAGAGTTGCTTCAGCACCACCTGCGCCGTGAACGCCTCGATGCAGCGGGCCGAACTCGCGTGGCGCCAGGCACTGGCCGCCCAGACGCTCGAAGACATCCGTGCCGAAGCCGACCGCCACGCCCCCGCGATGGCAGGCATCGCTCGCCGGGTCTACGGCCGTGAATGA